The Desulfurispora thermophila DSM 16022 genome contains a region encoding:
- a CDS encoding sigma factor: MLAGIWTLLTLFTSGLTLLVSYITTNAFPHPLSEEEESRYIEKMLQGDKESRDILTRHNLRLVAHVVKKFDLGSELADDLISIGTIGLLKALDTYRPDKGTRLATYACRCVENDMLMTDPMH; this comes from the coding sequence ATGCTGGCCGGTATTTGGACATTACTAACGCTGTTCACCAGCGGTTTGACGTTGCTGGTTTCCTATATCACCACCAACGCTTTTCCCCATCCTCTTTCTGAAGAAGAAGAAAGCCGTTACATTGAAAAAATGCTACAGGGCGACAAAGAATCGCGCGATATCCTGACCAGGCACAACCTGCGTCTGGTGGCGCACGTGGTCAAAAAATTCGACCTGGGCAGCGAACTGGCCGACGACCTGATTTCCATCGGCACCATCGGTCTGTTGAAAGCGCTGGACACCTACCGCCCTGATAAGGGTACCCGCCTGGCCACATACGCCTGCCGCTGTGTGGAAAATGACATGCTTATGACTGACCCCATGCATTGA
- the dpsA gene encoding dipicolinate synthase subunit DpsA has translation MLSNLSGIGVAMLGGDQRNLLVMQRLVELGATVKVVGLPVPESDRVVVYEDIEHALQGVRALLLPVPGTDEEGKLHAVYAKDPLYLKPQHLAQLKPGTPVLVGVAKSYLRKMAERYKLALLEVMEIDEVAILNSIPSAEGAILLAMQNMPITIHGSQCVVTGFGRTAMTLARMLKALGAHTTVVARNPAQRARAWEIGHQVADLGQLPAVLGRADFVFNTIPALVLNRDVLQCMKPGTLIVDLASSPGGTDFSCAESLGIKAILAPGLPGRYSPRTAGEILADVIPRLLIEAISS, from the coding sequence ATGCTGAGCAATCTTTCCGGGATAGGCGTGGCCATGTTGGGCGGTGACCAGCGCAACCTGCTGGTGATGCAACGGCTGGTGGAACTGGGGGCGACTGTCAAGGTAGTAGGATTACCTGTGCCGGAATCCGACCGTGTGGTGGTTTATGAAGATATAGAACACGCCCTGCAGGGGGTGCGGGCTTTGCTCCTGCCGGTGCCCGGGACCGACGAGGAGGGAAAACTGCACGCCGTATATGCCAAAGACCCTCTGTATCTAAAACCGCAGCACCTGGCACAGCTGAAGCCCGGTACGCCCGTGCTGGTGGGAGTGGCCAAGTCTTACCTGCGCAAGATGGCCGAGCGTTATAAACTGGCTTTGCTGGAAGTTATGGAAATTGACGAGGTGGCCATATTGAATTCCATACCTTCCGCCGAAGGGGCCATTTTGCTGGCCATGCAGAATATGCCCATCACCATCCATGGCAGCCAGTGCGTGGTCACTGGTTTTGGCCGCACGGCCATGACGCTGGCCCGCATGCTGAAGGCGCTGGGAGCTCATACCACCGTGGTGGCGCGCAACCCGGCCCAGCGGGCCCGGGCCTGGGAGATAGGACATCAGGTGGCCGACTTGGGCCAGCTACCGGCAGTGCTCGGCCGGGCCGACTTTGTTTTTAATACCATACCTGCTCTGGTGCTTAACCGGGACGTATTACAATGTATGAAGCCTGGAACTCTGATTGTTGATCTGGCTTCCTCTCCCGGCGGTACCGACTTTAGTTGCGCGGAAAGCCTGGGTATTAAAGCCATCCTCGCTCCCGGACTGCCGGGTCGCTATTCGCCTCGCACGGCCGGGGAAATCCTGGCCGATGTCATTCCCCGCCTGCTGATAGAAGCCATCTCCTCCTGA
- a CDS encoding dipicolinate synthase subunit B has product MTLQGVRIGFALTGSHCTMDEVLVEIERLKNEGAEVFPVVSYSVDSTDSRFGTAAALKQKLRKTTGREVINTIVGAEPVGPEKMFDVLVVAPCTGNTIAKLANAITDTPVLMAIKAHLRNQRPVVLAVSTNDGLGMNAKNIGLLLNTKHVYMVPFGQDSPAGKPNSLKAKMDLLPDTVLLALQGRQIQPVLISLNG; this is encoded by the coding sequence ATGACTTTGCAGGGTGTCCGGATCGGTTTTGCCCTAACTGGTTCTCACTGCACCATGGATGAAGTACTGGTGGAAATAGAGCGGCTGAAAAACGAGGGGGCGGAAGTATTTCCCGTTGTCAGTTATTCTGTGGACAGCACCGACAGCAGGTTTGGTACGGCGGCAGCGCTGAAACAAAAGCTGCGGAAAACCACTGGCCGGGAGGTCATTAACACCATTGTGGGGGCGGAGCCGGTTGGGCCGGAAAAAATGTTTGATGTGCTGGTGGTGGCTCCCTGTACCGGCAACACTATTGCAAAACTGGCCAATGCCATTACCGATACGCCCGTGCTGATGGCCATCAAAGCCCACCTGCGCAACCAGCGTCCGGTGGTGCTGGCTGTTTCCACCAATGATGGTCTGGGAATGAACGCCAAAAATATCGGGCTGCTGCTCAATACAAAGCATGTGTACATGGTGCCTTTCGGGCAGGACAGCCCTGCCGGCAAGCCCAATTCCCTTAAAGCCAAAATGGATCTGTTGCCCGATACCGTGCTGCTGGCTCTGCAGGGAAGACAAATCCAGCCGGTTTTAATTTCTTTAAATGGCTAG
- a CDS encoding YlmC/YmxH family sporulation protein, which yields MRMMELAGKEIINFHNGARLGVVGESDLDIDISSGRIRAIILPRRNNLLNFWLDKQHMVIPWEAVRKIGREVIIVDLDQTNLNFRRYPA from the coding sequence ATGCGCATGATGGAACTGGCCGGTAAAGAGATTATCAACTTTCACAACGGGGCCCGCCTGGGTGTGGTGGGCGAAAGCGACCTGGACATTGATATCAGCAGCGGTCGCATCCGGGCCATCATTTTGCCCCGGCGCAATAACCTGCTCAACTTTTGGTTGGACAAACAGCATATGGTAATCCCCTGGGAAGCGGTGCGGAAAATTGGCCGGGAAGTGATTATTGTCGACTTGGACCAGACCAACCTGAATTTTCGCCGTTACCCCGCGTAA
- a CDS encoding recombinase family protein: MRAAIYIRVSTDDQVRHGYSLSDQREACSKRAKDLGAATIMEFADEGISGAILNRPGLTSLREAVREGRVDVIVVRDPDRLSRKLSHQLLLTEEFEKAGVKLEFIDFEWHNTSDGRLFYAIRGAIAEYEKEKIRERTIRGKDQKAMLGGIPINFCAYGFEYNPENGQVTINEKEAAVVKDIFRWFVIEDIGYNGIAKRLNTTGIPTKKGRKWHKQVIAQIIRNPVYKGKWKYKNYFINVPAIVSEQLWEEAQQRAKDAKRLWSGKKRLNYLLTGIIMCGDCGNSMCGAFVTWWGRRIKRYTCYRGTEGVTNIGCKPLKYVMAEPIDRAVWEQVCEWIKDPHKLAESVQNSIDNTEILAELKRIDKHLQDCEKGREAILDALASGLLELDHTVKNRLTSIKNRKQQLEKRKEELEAALNHRLNISDTLNNALEIAQSYVDRLDSLSFEEKKAIIRQLVSQVIVVGRNSPPGAKRKTRLKITIVTRFPEIAIQKTPKHGKGKEDMV, from the coding sequence TTGCGGGCAGCAATCTACATCAGGGTCAGTACTGACGATCAGGTCAGACACGGGTACAGCTTAAGCGACCAGCGCGAGGCCTGCAGTAAACGTGCAAAGGATCTGGGTGCCGCGACAATTATGGAATTTGCAGATGAAGGAATATCCGGGGCTATTCTTAATCGCCCCGGTTTGACTTCATTGCGCGAGGCTGTACGAGAAGGGCGCGTGGATGTGATAGTGGTGCGTGACCCGGACAGGTTGTCGCGCAAACTAAGCCACCAGTTATTATTAACCGAAGAATTTGAAAAAGCGGGAGTTAAGTTAGAGTTTATAGACTTTGAGTGGCACAATACCTCGGACGGCAGGCTCTTTTATGCTATTCGCGGTGCCATTGCTGAGTATGAAAAAGAAAAAATTCGCGAACGGACAATCAGAGGTAAAGACCAAAAAGCTATGCTGGGCGGTATACCGATAAATTTTTGCGCCTACGGTTTTGAATATAATCCCGAAAATGGCCAAGTAACAATTAATGAAAAAGAAGCTGCAGTGGTCAAAGATATATTTCGATGGTTTGTTATTGAGGACATAGGCTATAACGGTATAGCAAAAAGGCTTAACACTACAGGTATACCGACCAAAAAAGGTAGAAAATGGCATAAACAGGTTATTGCCCAAATAATAAGAAACCCCGTTTACAAAGGAAAGTGGAAGTATAAAAACTACTTTATAAATGTGCCGGCTATTGTTTCAGAACAGTTATGGGAAGAAGCACAACAGCGCGCCAAAGATGCTAAAAGGTTATGGTCTGGCAAAAAACGTCTCAATTACCTACTTACTGGTATTATAATGTGCGGGGATTGCGGTAATTCCATGTGTGGGGCGTTTGTCACCTGGTGGGGGCGTAGAATAAAGCGCTATACATGCTACAGGGGAACAGAAGGAGTTACAAACATAGGATGTAAACCATTGAAATACGTTATGGCTGAACCAATTGACCGGGCAGTTTGGGAACAGGTATGCGAATGGATTAAAGACCCGCATAAACTTGCTGAAAGCGTACAAAACAGCATAGATAATACCGAAATCCTGGCTGAGCTTAAGAGAATAGACAAGCACCTTCAAGATTGCGAGAAAGGGAGAGAGGCTATATTAGATGCTTTGGCATCCGGGTTATTGGAATTGGATCATACGGTTAAAAACAGGCTTACTTCAATAAAAAACAGAAAACAGCAATTGGAAAAGCGCAAAGAGGAACTCGAAGCAGCTTTAAATCACCGCCTAAATATAAGCGACACGCTGAATAATGCGCTAGAAATTGCGCAATCTTATGTTGATAGACTGGATAGTCTGTCATTTGAAGAAAAAAAAGCTATTATAAGGCAACTGGTGTCTCAGGTAATTGTCGTTGGTCGTAATAGCCCACCGGGAGCAAAACGAAAAACAAGGCTTAAAATAACCATAGTCACCAGATTCCCTGAAATAGCCATACAAAAAACCCCAAAACACGGCAAGGGTAAAGAGGATATGGTTTAG
- a CDS encoding polysaccharide deacetylase family protein yields MRIYIWRRQKIGKTILLALGVLLLALACCKYWRASLPASAPVYCGDPGVPHVALTVNVFWGEEYLPAMLDIMQKYNVRATFFLGGSWVRKFPALARSIAQAGHELGNHSYSHPYPDRLSREANQKEILRAEEEIFQATGQRTRLYAPPYGEKGKAVLDAAAGLGYTTILWSVDTIDWQRPSPRIITRRVLDKVHNGAIILMHPTAPTVQALPEIISGLRARGYIPVTVSQLLQRGQTREQNAGRH; encoded by the coding sequence ATGCGCATTTACATCTGGCGACGGCAGAAGATAGGGAAAACGATCTTGCTGGCCCTGGGGGTGCTCTTGCTGGCGCTGGCCTGCTGTAAGTATTGGCGTGCGTCACTGCCGGCCAGTGCTCCTGTTTACTGCGGTGATCCGGGTGTTCCTCATGTGGCATTGACAGTAAATGTTTTCTGGGGCGAGGAATATTTACCGGCCATGCTGGATATTATGCAAAAATACAATGTGCGCGCTACCTTTTTCCTGGGCGGCAGCTGGGTGAGAAAGTTTCCCGCCCTGGCCCGGAGTATTGCTCAGGCCGGTCATGAACTGGGCAATCACAGCTATTCCCACCCTTATCCCGACCGGCTGTCCCGGGAAGCCAACCAGAAAGAGATCCTGCGGGCAGAAGAAGAAATCTTCCAGGCCACAGGCCAGCGCACCAGGCTCTATGCTCCCCCTTACGGGGAAAAGGGGAAAGCGGTGCTGGATGCAGCGGCCGGTTTGGGGTATACCACCATCCTGTGGTCGGTGGATACTATTGATTGGCAGCGGCCTTCTCCCCGGATCATCACCCGGCGGGTGTTGGATAAGGTTCATAACGGGGCGATTATCTTGATGCACCCCACTGCTCCCACTGTGCAGGCTTTGCCGGAGATAATCAGCGGCCTGCGGGCCAGAGGGTATATACCGGTGACCGTCTCGCAACTTCTGCAGCGCGGGCAGACGCGGGAACAGAATGCTGGACGGCACTGA
- a CDS encoding site-specific integrase has translation MRCEWQETDNPVYNRLMKQFVERVARYARGSSYGYRQAKFLKFKLFLEYTSEWYDLQDIRNIQPKHVAAFIRRRKEKGISRSTILKDISYIRFWHKMIPRAQYAIPDNEQLFYLADNMNKNLCDEFRDNYRLKGYQKNDGAHKKYGPLANIAPTGQGSYKNLLNQLDKVYRKLLHSKDRGVSRDTLQQYRYKTCKILAFLAEQFKLQKMVNVSEKHLQAYIEHRRAGGAKAKDTAIKQEISALKYFLQNMEQWQKKEEKRMRKLRLSQNIDGADAAAVSQ, from the coding sequence GTGCGCTGTGAGTGGCAGGAGACGGATAACCCGGTATATAACCGCCTCATGAAACAGTTTGTTGAGCGTGTTGCCAGATATGCTCGGGGCAGTAGTTATGGTTATCGCCAGGCGAAGTTCTTGAAGTTTAAATTGTTTCTGGAATACACCAGCGAATGGTACGACCTGCAGGACATCCGTAATATCCAGCCCAAGCACGTGGCGGCATTTATCAGGCGCAGGAAAGAGAAAGGTATTTCCAGGTCAACCATTCTTAAAGATATTTCGTATATACGCTTTTGGCACAAAATGATACCCCGTGCCCAGTATGCCATCCCGGACAATGAGCAGCTATTTTATCTGGCAGACAACATGAACAAAAACCTTTGCGATGAATTTCGAGACAATTATCGCCTGAAAGGTTACCAGAAAAACGATGGAGCGCACAAAAAGTACGGTCCACTGGCCAACATTGCCCCTACCGGCCAGGGAAGCTACAAAAACCTGCTTAACCAGCTAGACAAGGTATACCGAAAACTCCTGCACAGCAAAGACAGGGGAGTGAGCCGGGATACATTGCAGCAGTACCGTTACAAGACTTGCAAAATCCTGGCTTTTTTAGCTGAGCAATTCAAACTGCAGAAAATGGTCAACGTTTCCGAAAAGCACCTGCAGGCTTATATCGAACACCGCCGGGCAGGCGGTGCAAAGGCAAAGGACACCGCAATAAAGCAGGAAATCAGTGCTTTGAAATATTTCCTGCAGAATATGGAACAGTGGCAGAAAAAGGAAGAAAAGAGAATGCGGAAGCTGAGACTGTCACAAAACATAGACGGTGCGGATGCTGCTGCGGTATCGCAGTAG
- the nrdD gene encoding anaerobic ribonucleoside-triphosphate reductase, translating to MSKQSKQNKIKIQVQVHGNLPQAEIDHWVADAVERWARRGRELEKIIIREVPGTDELDITEIPVPLGKIVRIRRITGYLAEVDQWNAAKKAELAERIPHTG from the coding sequence ATGAGTAAGCAGAGTAAGCAGAATAAGATCAAGATACAAGTGCAAGTGCACGGCAACCTGCCCCAGGCCGAAATCGACCACTGGGTAGCCGATGCCGTAGAACGCTGGGCGAGAAGAGGCAGAGAACTGGAAAAGATCATCATCCGCGAAGTACCGGGGACCGACGAATTAGACATTACCGAAATACCTGTACCCCTGGGGAAAATCGTCCGCATCCGCCGCATAACCGGCTACCTGGCCGAAGTTGACCAGTGGAACGCAGCCAAAAAAGCCGAATTAGCCGAGCGCATTCCGCATACAGGTTAA
- a CDS encoding tyrosine-type recombinase/integrase, with amino-acid sequence MAKNGKNGTYKNLEDQFKKAFRQAKKASDGMVSVKSIYRYQESMKNFMAFCAEQFYLQKLAKIQEKHLRAYIEHRRAEGTAEKTIKNDIAAIRFFHRYMDAKYKLPDNKALGLMSTPNGGKDRSWTDREYHKMLKLARTAGREDVVCAMRLARYAGLRLHEITRLSRRDAERAIERGEMTVKGKGGKVRDVLLSPRAAQALKDACRLLPEEEKLFVRKGEKTHLVNQRIQGFIRRHRNKVAESGRGVRLTMHGLRHTYARELYFAQVRRWVIKGRRKYDRRAMYEVSRQLGHGRWEVTRIYLGG; translated from the coding sequence GTGGCTAAAAATGGTAAAAATGGTACCTATAAAAACCTGGAGGACCAGTTTAAAAAGGCTTTTCGTCAGGCTAAAAAAGCAAGCGATGGCATGGTCAGTGTCAAAAGCATCTACCGCTACCAGGAAAGTATGAAGAACTTCATGGCATTTTGCGCTGAACAGTTCTATTTGCAAAAACTGGCTAAAATTCAAGAAAAGCATTTGCGGGCCTACATTGAACATCGCCGAGCGGAGGGCACGGCGGAGAAAACCATCAAAAATGACATTGCAGCCATTCGGTTCTTTCACCGGTATATGGATGCCAAATACAAACTACCGGACAATAAGGCCCTGGGACTTATGTCCACGCCGAACGGGGGTAAAGACAGGTCCTGGACGGACCGGGAATACCATAAGATGCTCAAACTGGCCCGCACTGCCGGTCGGGAGGATGTGGTCTGTGCAATGCGCCTGGCACGGTACGCAGGCCTACGCCTGCACGAGATCACAAGACTATCCCGGCGGGATGCTGAGCGGGCAATTGAGCGGGGAGAAATGACAGTTAAAGGAAAGGGCGGCAAGGTCAGAGATGTTCTACTCAGCCCACGGGCCGCCCAGGCCCTCAAAGATGCCTGCCGCCTGCTGCCGGAGGAAGAAAAACTCTTCGTCCGCAAAGGTGAAAAAACACACCTGGTGAACCAGCGTATTCAGGGCTTCATCCGCAGGCACAGAAACAAAGTGGCCGAAAGCGGCCGCGGCGTTCGACTCACCATGCATGGTCTGCGCCATACATATGCACGCGAACTGTACTTTGCCCAGGTCCGCAGGTGGGTTATCAAGGGGCGGCGCAAATACGACCGCAGGGCCATGTATGAGGTATCAAGACAACTGGGGCATGGCAGGTGGGAGGTAACAAGAATATATTTGGGAGGGTAG
- the dapB gene encoding 4-hydroxy-tetrahydrodipicolinate reductase, giving the protein MIKVLVSGAAGRMGREVLKTVFHSDDMVLVSAVDPVAPGQSTAVLTGVADMQLVVEADLAEALKRHSPDVMVDFTTPRSVAGNVELALNAGVRPVVGTTGLAAADIERLSRLAAEKKLGGIIAPNFAIGAILMMQFAVAASKYFPHCEIIELHHDQKLDAPSGTAIKTAELIAARRGDFVQGLPAEVEKIPGARGGEFSGGIRIHSVRLPGFVAHQEVIFGGLGQTLTIRHDSISRESFMPGVQLAIRRVMDLQELVYGLEKVIFEN; this is encoded by the coding sequence ATGATTAAAGTGCTGGTAAGCGGTGCCGCCGGCCGCATGGGCCGGGAGGTACTCAAGACTGTTTTTCATTCTGACGACATGGTGCTGGTGAGCGCTGTGGACCCGGTCGCACCCGGGCAGTCTACCGCTGTTTTGACGGGCGTGGCTGATATGCAGCTGGTGGTGGAAGCCGACCTGGCCGAAGCCTTGAAGCGTCACTCGCCCGATGTCATGGTGGATTTTACCACGCCGCGCAGTGTGGCCGGCAATGTGGAACTGGCCTTGAATGCCGGTGTGCGCCCCGTGGTGGGCACTACCGGTCTGGCCGCGGCGGATATCGAACGGCTTTCCCGTCTGGCGGCGGAAAAGAAACTGGGGGGCATTATTGCGCCCAATTTTGCCATTGGGGCCATCTTGATGATGCAGTTTGCCGTAGCGGCCAGCAAGTATTTTCCCCATTGTGAGATTATCGAATTGCACCATGACCAGAAACTGGACGCTCCCTCGGGGACCGCGATCAAGACGGCCGAGCTGATTGCCGCCCGGCGGGGCGACTTTGTACAGGGGCTGCCGGCCGAGGTGGAGAAGATACCGGGTGCCCGCGGCGGCGAGTTCAGCGGCGGTATTCGCATCCACAGCGTGCGCCTGCCCGGCTTTGTCGCCCACCAGGAGGTTATTTTCGGCGGGCTGGGGCAGACGCTGACCATCCGGCACGACTCTATTTCCCGGGAATCCTTCATGCCCGGTGTGCAATTGGCCATCCGCCGGGTGATGGATTTGCAGGAATTGGTTTACGGCTTGGAGAAAGTCATCTTTGAGAATTGA
- a CDS encoding aspartate-semialdehyde dehydrogenase: MGFNVVIVGASGAVGQEFLKVLEERNFPINQLRLCATARSAGKQMVFRGQTLVVEETTPDSFQDMQIALFAGGSASLEFGPAAVQRGCVVIDNSSNYRLKPDVPLVVPEVNPEDVKWHKGIIANPNCSTIIMVVALKPIYDAAGIKRVVVSTYQAVSGAGAEGITELANQTRAIINGEDYPPQKFPYQIAFNLIPHIDVFQEMDYTKEEWKMVKETHKIMHDDSIGITATTVRVPVFRSHSESINIETKTKLTAARAREVLAKAPGVVVLDDPANKQYPMPLYCSDKDEVFVGRIREDNSLPAGLNLWVVADQIRKGAATNAVQIAELLVKYNCLAAS, from the coding sequence TTGGGATTTAATGTTGTAATTGTGGGCGCATCCGGTGCCGTGGGGCAGGAGTTTTTAAAAGTGCTGGAGGAGAGAAACTTCCCCATAAATCAGCTCAGGCTGTGCGCTACGGCGCGCTCGGCCGGCAAGCAAATGGTTTTTAGAGGGCAAACTCTGGTGGTGGAAGAAACCACGCCGGATTCTTTCCAGGACATGCAGATCGCCCTCTTTGCCGGTGGTTCGGCCAGTCTGGAATTTGGGCCGGCCGCCGTGCAAAGGGGCTGTGTGGTGATTGACAACAGCAGCAATTACCGCTTGAAACCAGATGTGCCCCTGGTTGTACCCGAAGTCAATCCGGAAGATGTGAAATGGCACAAGGGGATCATTGCCAACCCCAACTGTTCCACCATTATCATGGTGGTGGCATTAAAGCCCATTTATGATGCCGCCGGGATCAAACGAGTGGTGGTTTCCACCTACCAGGCGGTTTCGGGGGCCGGTGCGGAAGGGATTACTGAACTGGCCAACCAGACGCGGGCGATTATTAATGGTGAGGATTACCCGCCGCAGAAATTCCCGTACCAGATTGCTTTTAACCTGATCCCGCATATCGATGTCTTCCAGGAAATGGACTACACCAAAGAAGAGTGGAAGATGGTCAAGGAAACGCATAAAATTATGCATGACGACAGTATCGGCATTACGGCAACCACAGTGCGGGTGCCCGTCTTCCGCAGTCACTCCGAGTCCATCAATATTGAAACCAAAACCAAGCTTACAGCTGCCCGGGCCAGAGAAGTGCTGGCCAAAGCCCCCGGGGTGGTGGTGCTGGACGACCCGGCCAACAAACAGTACCCTATGCCGCTGTACTGTTCGGATAAAGACGAAGTGTTTGTGGGTCGCATCCGGGAGGACAACTCCCTGCCGGCGGGCCTTAACCTGTGGGTGGTAGCCGACCAGATCCGCAAAGGGGCGGCCACCAATGCGGTGCAGATCGCTGAATTGCTGGTGAAATACAACTGCCTGGCTGCTTCGTAA
- a CDS encoding M16 family metallopeptidase, producing the protein MIKTTLLDNGVQLLTEDIPHVRSVAIGVWVNVGSRDEEDRVAGISHFIEHLMFKGTEKRTPRQIAEALDAVGGQLNAFTTKEYTCYYARVLDEHIDLALDVLTDMIFGSRLAAEDIDRERNVILEEIKMYEDAPDELVHDVFTSTIWQGHVLGRPIIGRSEVIASLSREDILDYYHRYYVPENMIVAVAGNIDHAQVVEKTGKYFTGRRGVKQQRQLTPPLPQRQVNCRSKDTEQVHLCVGAPGLPLDHEQVYVYQLINTILGGGISSRLFQTIREQRGLVYSVYSYHSSYHDAGLFCVYAGLSRQNVPATLELIMKEINDIRQGGIKSEELRRAKDQLKGNLLLSLESVNTRMSRLGKSQLYLGKVVLPDEIVQRVEEVTEEDIMRLAQEKLPAEAFSLALIGPWDDCRLLEQIINQA; encoded by the coding sequence ATGATTAAGACTACACTGCTGGATAACGGTGTACAGCTTTTAACCGAAGATATTCCCCATGTTCGTTCCGTGGCCATAGGAGTCTGGGTCAATGTGGGATCGCGGGATGAGGAGGACCGGGTGGCCGGTATCAGCCACTTTATTGAACACTTGATGTTCAAGGGGACCGAAAAACGCACGCCCCGGCAGATTGCCGAGGCGCTGGATGCGGTGGGCGGCCAGCTCAATGCTTTTACCACCAAGGAGTATACCTGCTATTATGCCCGGGTGCTGGATGAGCACATTGATCTGGCCCTGGACGTGCTGACCGATATGATCTTCGGCTCCCGCCTGGCCGCCGAGGATATTGACCGGGAGCGGAATGTCATCCTGGAAGAGATCAAAATGTATGAAGACGCCCCCGATGAGCTGGTGCACGATGTGTTCACCAGCACCATCTGGCAGGGGCATGTGCTGGGCCGGCCCATCATCGGGCGCAGTGAGGTGATTGCCAGCCTGAGCCGGGAAGACATCCTGGATTACTACCACCGCTACTATGTGCCCGAAAACATGATTGTGGCCGTGGCCGGCAATATTGACCACGCCCAGGTGGTGGAGAAAACAGGCAAATACTTTACCGGACGCCGGGGTGTGAAGCAGCAGCGCCAGCTTACCCCGCCCCTGCCGCAGCGGCAGGTGAACTGCCGCAGCAAGGATACCGAACAAGTGCACCTGTGCGTGGGGGCGCCGGGATTACCCCTGGATCATGAGCAGGTCTATGTATACCAGTTGATCAACACCATCCTGGGGGGCGGTATCAGCTCCCGCCTTTTTCAAACCATCCGGGAACAGCGCGGCCTGGTCTATTCGGTTTATTCATATCACAGCTCCTACCATGATGCCGGGCTGTTTTGTGTTTACGCCGGTCTTTCCCGGCAAAACGTGCCGGCAACTCTGGAGCTGATTATGAAAGAAATAAACGATATCCGGCAGGGCGGGATAAAAAGTGAGGAACTGCGCCGGGCCAAGGATCAATTGAAAGGTAATTTGCTGCTTAGCCTGGAGAGTGTGAATACGCGCATGAGCCGCCTGGGCAAGTCCCAGCTCTACCTGGGCAAGGTGGTGCTGCCCGATGAAATCGTGCAGCGGGTGGAGGAGGTTACGGAAGAGGATATCATGCGGCTGGCACAGGAAAAGCTGCCGGCGGAGGCGTTTTCCCTGGCCCTGATCGGCCCCTGGGACGATTGCCGGCTGCTGGAGCAGATTATCAACCAGGCATAA